Proteins encoded by one window of Kitasatospora sp. HUAS MG31:
- a CDS encoding NlpC/P60 family protein gives MAHQGPAQDSLQTTQERLRRQRRSRLEQGFGEEIDSLTPGRMVAQGAGGMAADRFPVPELSVPLGAGWGTGVAPSVRRARSTRSVPAGPARPAAASRPVAARPPLARTRPVPRAGTTSGGRRLQRWTVPVVLAVLVAVLAGAVDLLQDRPQPTATALTPMDAPAAPATPDPTPSAPIAPVAPGEPDPTGSTPPPAPPETETREVVLRWGDTLWRLAQRHHTTIAVLQELNGLGDSTLIYAGTTLRVPTTPTGEDSTGEATADQPETPETAGEDAEPAGEETGPAPQPETTPVNGGDEDSPAVPPGSGAETVVAYARAQIGKPYAWGATGPAAFDCSGLVMRAWEAAGLTLPRTTWAMRTTGTPTSRDHLVPGDLVLTNSGAHVQLYIGDGQVIHAPGNGKPVTTAPLPPAPSITAYRHPTAS, from the coding sequence TCGCTCCAGACCACGCAGGAGCGGCTCCGGCGGCAGAGGCGGTCGCGGCTGGAGCAGGGGTTCGGCGAGGAGATCGACTCCCTGACGCCGGGTCGCATGGTGGCCCAGGGCGCGGGCGGGATGGCTGCGGACCGGTTCCCGGTGCCGGAGCTGAGCGTGCCGCTCGGCGCCGGCTGGGGCACGGGCGTGGCCCCGAGCGTGCGGCGTGCCCGCAGCACCCGGAGCGTCCCCGCCGGCCCGGCGCGGCCGGCTGCCGCCTCGCGGCCGGTGGCGGCCAGGCCGCCCCTGGCCCGCACCCGCCCTGTGCCTCGTGCCGGGACCACGTCCGGCGGGCGGCGGCTGCAGAGGTGGACGGTGCCCGTCGTGCTCGCCGTCCTCGTCGCGGTCCTCGCCGGCGCCGTCGACCTCCTCCAGGACCGACCCCAGCCCACCGCCACCGCCCTCACCCCCATGGACGCCCCCGCCGCACCGGCCACCCCCGACCCCACGCCGTCCGCTCCTATCGCCCCGGTCGCCCCTGGCGAGCCCGACCCCACCGGCTCGACCCCGCCGCCGGCGCCGCCGGAGACCGAGACCCGGGAGGTGGTGCTGCGGTGGGGCGACACCCTATGGCGCCTCGCCCAGCGCCACCACACCACCATCGCGGTGCTGCAGGAGCTCAACGGCCTCGGTGACTCCACCCTCATCTACGCCGGCACCACCCTGCGCGTCCCCACCACCCCCACCGGCGAGGACAGCACCGGCGAGGCGACGGCCGACCAGCCGGAGACGCCGGAGACAGCAGGGGAGGACGCGGAGCCAGCGGGCGAGGAGACCGGTCCGGCCCCGCAGCCCGAGACCACCCCGGTCAACGGCGGTGACGAGGACTCCCCCGCCGTCCCCCCGGGCTCGGGCGCCGAGACGGTCGTTGCCTACGCCCGCGCGCAGATCGGGAAGCCCTACGCCTGGGGGGCCACCGGCCCGGCCGCGTTCGACTGCTCCGGCCTGGTCATGCGGGCCTGGGAGGCGGCCGGCCTCACCCTGCCGCGTACCACCTGGGCCATGCGCACCACCGGCACCCCCACCAGCCGCGACCACCTCGTCCCCGGCGACCTCGTGCTCACCAACAGCGGCGCCCACGTCCAGCTCTACATCGGCGACGGCCAGGTCATCCACGCCCCCGGCAACGGCAAGCCCGTCACCACCGCACCCCTCCCCCCGGCCCCCAGCATCACCGCCTACCGCCACCCCACCGCGTCGTGA
- a CDS encoding MFS transporter: MATRADDPAVGSSTNLILLTLAAGQFLMALDSSVMNVSIATVAEDVGTTVTGIQGAITAYTLVMAVLMVPGGKVGAIIGRKRAFLIGCVIYGCGSLTTALAPNLPVLLLGWSFLEGVGAALILPAIVALVAGNFAPQRRPAAYGLVAAAGAIAIAVGPLIGGLATTYFSWRWVFAGEVVIVLGILLLARRVNDAPPGRRPRIDLVGALLLAAGLGVSVFGVLRSDTWGWFLPKPGEASWFGLSPVVWLLLVGLLLIWLFLRWEERLVKRSQEPLVEPALLRNRQLSGGLVMFFFQYLVQMGVFFVVPLYLSVALGLSALSTGVRILPLSVTLLAAAIGIPKLWPKASPRMVVRIGLLSMVAGAVALMAALEPDSGAEVVTVPLLLIGLGMGALASQLGAVTVSAVPDEKSAEVGGVQNTVTNLGASLGTALAGSIMIGVLTTSFLANIDQNPAIPADVKGRASVELAGGVPFLSDAQLQTALDDAGVNPQLSQEVLDANADARVDGLKGALGILALTGLLGLFYLQRLPRTQPGEANP, from the coding sequence ATGGCGACGAGAGCGGACGATCCGGCGGTCGGCTCCTCCACGAACCTGATCCTGCTGACCCTGGCCGCGGGGCAGTTCCTGATGGCGCTCGATAGCTCGGTGATGAACGTGTCGATCGCGACCGTGGCCGAGGACGTCGGCACCACGGTGACTGGGATTCAGGGCGCCATCACTGCCTACACGCTGGTGATGGCCGTTCTCATGGTCCCCGGTGGCAAGGTCGGTGCGATCATCGGCCGCAAGCGGGCGTTCCTGATCGGGTGCGTCATCTACGGCTGCGGGTCGCTGACCACGGCGCTCGCCCCGAACCTCCCCGTCCTGCTGCTCGGCTGGTCGTTCCTGGAGGGTGTCGGCGCGGCGCTCATCCTGCCCGCGATCGTGGCGCTGGTCGCGGGCAACTTCGCCCCGCAGCGGCGTCCGGCCGCCTACGGGCTGGTCGCGGCGGCCGGTGCGATCGCGATCGCGGTCGGGCCGCTCATCGGCGGCCTCGCGACGACGTACTTCTCCTGGCGCTGGGTTTTCGCGGGAGAGGTCGTGATCGTGCTCGGCATCCTCCTCCTCGCCCGGCGCGTCAACGACGCGCCGCCCGGTCGGCGCCCGCGCATCGACCTCGTCGGCGCCCTCCTGCTGGCCGCCGGCCTCGGCGTGTCCGTGTTCGGGGTGCTCCGCTCGGACACCTGGGGCTGGTTCCTCCCGAAGCCGGGCGAGGCGTCCTGGTTCGGGCTGTCGCCGGTCGTATGGCTGCTGCTGGTGGGCCTGCTCCTGATCTGGCTCTTCCTCCGCTGGGAGGAACGCCTCGTCAAGCGCTCCCAGGAGCCGCTGGTGGAACCCGCGCTGCTGCGCAACCGTCAGCTCTCCGGCGGTCTCGTCATGTTCTTCTTCCAGTACCTCGTCCAGATGGGCGTCTTCTTCGTCGTACCGCTCTACCTGTCCGTGGCACTCGGCCTGTCCGCCCTGTCGACCGGCGTGCGGATCCTGCCGCTGTCCGTGACGCTGCTCGCGGCCGCGATCGGCATCCCGAAGCTGTGGCCGAAGGCGTCGCCCCGGATGGTCGTGCGGATCGGACTGCTGTCGATGGTCGCGGGCGCGGTGGCCCTGATGGCGGCCCTCGAGCCCGATTCCGGGGCCGAGGTCGTCACCGTCCCGCTGCTGCTGATCGGCCTGGGCATGGGTGCGCTCGCCTCCCAGCTCGGAGCGGTCACGGTCTCCGCGGTGCCGGACGAGAAGAGCGCCGAGGTCGGCGGTGTGCAGAACACCGTCACCAACCTCGGGGCCTCCCTTGGCACCGCACTTGCCGGGTCGATCATGATCGGCGTGCTGACGACCTCGTTCCTGGCCAACATCGACCAGAACCCGGCGATCCCGGCCGATGTGAAGGGCCGGGCCTCGGTGGAGCTCGCCGGTGGCGTGCCGTTCCTCTCGGATGCCCAGCTCCAGACGGCTCTGGACGACGCCGGAGTGAATCCGCAGCTGTCCCAGGAGGTGCTCGACGCCAACGCCGACGCGCGGGTCGACGGGCTCAAGGGCGCACTCGGGATCCTCGCTCTCACCGGGCTCCTCGGGCTGTTCTACCTCCAGCGCCTCCCGCGGACCCAGCCTGGCGAGGCGAATCCGTAG
- a CDS encoding IS5 family transposase, translated as MTERRRYPSNLKDDQWQLIEPMLLRWRAARAEGREPITELREVVNAILYVARTGIAWRYPPHDFPPHTTVYGYFKEWERDGTTEQIHDTLRDQLRAKKGRRILPTAAIIDAQSVKASPNAPADSQGFDGGKKVKGRKRHIATDTLGLLLVLIVTAAGVQDSAGGKQVLDVLADRWPSVTKAWVDAGYNHAVVRHGAALGIDVEVVARDKEQKGFVVQPIRWRVEQTFGIMARYRRLHRDYEELPDRSRSMIQWAMVDSMTTRLTASPDRTGQYLRPKPPAAA; from the coding sequence GTGACGGAACGACGCCGGTACCCCTCGAACCTGAAGGACGATCAGTGGCAGCTCATCGAGCCGATGCTGCTGCGATGGCGGGCGGCGCGAGCCGAGGGTCGTGAGCCGATCACCGAGCTGCGCGAGGTGGTCAACGCGATCCTCTACGTCGCCCGGACCGGCATCGCCTGGCGATACCCGCCGCACGACTTCCCGCCCCACACCACCGTCTACGGCTATTTCAAGGAGTGGGAACGCGACGGGACCACCGAGCAGATCCACGACACGCTCCGTGACCAACTCCGGGCGAAGAAGGGTCGCCGGATCCTGCCGACCGCGGCGATCATCGACGCCCAGTCGGTGAAGGCCTCGCCCAACGCTCCCGCCGACTCCCAGGGTTTCGACGGTGGCAAGAAGGTCAAGGGTCGTAAGCGGCACATCGCCACCGACACCCTTGGCCTGCTCCTGGTGCTGATCGTCACCGCCGCCGGCGTCCAGGACTCTGCCGGCGGGAAGCAAGTCCTCGACGTCCTCGCGGACCGGTGGCCGAGCGTGACCAAGGCCTGGGTCGATGCCGGCTACAACCACGCCGTCGTCAGGCACGGCGCCGCACTGGGCATCGATGTCGAGGTCGTCGCCCGGGACAAGGAGCAGAAGGGCTTCGTCGTCCAGCCGATCCGCTGGCGGGTGGAGCAGACATTCGGGATTATGGCCCGGTACCGGCGGCTCCACCGTGACTACGAGGAGCTGCCGGACCGGTCACGCTCGATGATCCAGTGGGCCATGGTCGATTCGATGACCACCCGGCTGACCGCCAGCCCGGACAGAACCGGGCAATACCTCCGCCCGAAACCGCCTGCGGCAGCCTAA
- a CDS encoding IS630 family transposase (programmed frameshift): protein MRYAQGGGLTDAGRAARERIRLQAVERFEDGQKNREIAAALRVSERSVERWRRQWRERGEAGVRSKGSPGRPRLSEAQIARLARELERGPLVHGWADQRWTLARIKTLIGRLFHVSYTVEGTWRLLRRHGWSWQQPARRAIERDDEAVEGLEEGDVAVGKRTAAACNGWIVFEDEAGQSLTPPRARSWGRKGITPVVRVRGRGSGRVSIAGLTCYKTGKRSRMFYSIREYRGRKGEPKGIGWRDLRDLLVRAHIQLGGPIVLVWDNLRMHLVEPLREFFSAHADWITVFQLPNYSPDLNPQEGIWSLVKRDIGNLAAANLGQITRAVKHRLKQIQYRPDLVDGCLAGTDLIMDGWPTSRIQVQ from the exons GTGAGATACGCACAGGGCGGCGGCTTGACCGACGCTGGGAGGGCCGCGCGGGAGCGGATCCGGCTGCAGGCCGTGGAACGCTTCGAAGACGGGCAGAAGAACCGAGAGATCGCTGCCGCGTTGCGGGTCAGCGAGCGGTCCGTGGAGCGGTGGCGGCGCCAGTGGCGCGAGCGCGGCGAGGCCGGGGTGCGGTCGAAGGGATCGCCGGGGCGTCCGAGGCTCAGTGAAGCGCAAATCGCCAGGCTGGCACGGGAGTTGGAGCGCGGACCGCTGGTCCATGGCTGGGCCGACCAGCGGTGGACACTGGCACGTATCAAGACGCTGATCGGTCGCTTGTTCCACGTGAGCTACACGGTGGAGGGCACCTGGCGGCTGCTGAGGCGGCACGGCTGGTCCTGGCAGCAGCCGGCCCGGCGGGCGATCGAGCGCGACGACGAGGCGGTCGAGG GTCTGGAAGAAGGAGATGTGGCCGTTGGTAAGAGAACCGCGGCGGCGTGCAACGGCTGGATCGTCTTCGAGGACGAGGCCGGGCAGTCGTTGACGCCGCCGCGCGCGAGAAGCTGGGGCCGCAAGGGCATTACGCCGGTGGTCCGGGTACGTGGCCGAGGCTCGGGCCGGGTGTCCATCGCCGGTCTGACCTGCTACAAAACCGGGAAGCGTTCCCGGATGTTCTACTCGATTCGCGAGTACCGGGGCCGCAAGGGTGAGCCGAAGGGGATCGGCTGGCGCGACCTGCGCGACCTGCTGGTCAGGGCACACATCCAGCTTGGCGGCCCGATCGTGCTGGTCTGGGACAACCTCCGCATGCACCTGGTCGAGCCACTGCGTGAGTTCTTCTCCGCCCACGCCGACTGGATCACCGTCTTCCAACTTCCGAACTACTCACCTGACTTGAACCCGCAGGAGGGCATCTGGTCGCTGGTCAAGCGCGACATCGGCAACCTCGCCGCAGCCAACCTCGGCCAGATCACCCGCGCCGTCAAGCACAGACTCAAGCAGATCCAGTACCGCCCGGACCTGGTCGACGGCTGCCTGGCCGGCACCGACCTGATCATGGACGGCTGGCCGACATCACGAATTCAAGTTCAGTAG
- a CDS encoding M4 family metallopeptidase — MSSHARTRIPKAAIAASAALLLVGIPALAQATTSTAGTTTPAAAAVDSPNLASRAQLLSDAGLQSAVLATSLGLSGPEKLIAKDAFRDADGTRHLRYERTYRDLPVLGGDLIVHQAANGSATSVDRAAKASLDGLATTPALAAPTAQATALAAEAGSTVQAAPRLVVWAAKGAPSLAWETVVSGRQKDGTPSRLHVVTDAGSGAVLQKFEGIQTGSGKGVFVGSVDLTTTQSGTQYQLKDDSRGGQSATDMANGTSGNGTPFANSTDKWGDGTAGNRESAAVDAYFGAAKTWDFYKNTFKRNGIRNDGAGALTRVHYDKGYVNAFWDDACFCMTYGDGQRDSAPLTEIDVAGHEMTHGVTSATANLNYSGESGGLNEATSDILGTMVEWYANLPANPPNYWIGELINLSGDHKPLRYMDQPSKDGNSADSWSDGVGNLDVHYSSGVANHFFYLLSEGSGSKSINGFDYNSPTANGISVTGIGRDKAAQVWYRALTTYFTSTTDYKGARDATVKAAGDLYGAGSTEAKQVATAWAAVNVGSLPS; from the coding sequence ATGTCCTCACACGCCCGTACCCGGATCCCGAAGGCGGCCATCGCCGCCTCGGCCGCCCTGCTCCTCGTCGGGATACCGGCGCTGGCGCAGGCCACCACCTCGACGGCCGGCACCACCACCCCGGCGGCTGCGGCCGTCGACTCGCCGAACCTCGCGAGCCGCGCCCAACTGCTCTCCGACGCAGGGCTCCAGAGCGCGGTGCTGGCCACGTCGCTGGGTCTCAGCGGTCCGGAGAAGCTGATCGCCAAGGACGCGTTCCGTGACGCCGACGGCACCCGCCACCTGCGCTACGAGCGCACCTACCGCGACCTGCCCGTCCTCGGTGGCGACCTGATCGTGCACCAGGCGGCGAACGGCTCGGCGACGAGCGTCGACCGCGCCGCCAAGGCCTCGCTCGACGGCCTCGCCACCACCCCCGCCCTGGCCGCTCCCACGGCGCAGGCCACCGCCCTTGCCGCCGAGGCCGGTTCCACCGTCCAGGCCGCCCCGCGCCTGGTCGTCTGGGCGGCGAAGGGCGCGCCGAGCCTCGCCTGGGAGACCGTGGTCTCCGGCAGGCAGAAGGACGGCACCCCGAGCAGGCTGCACGTCGTCACCGACGCCGGGAGCGGCGCGGTGCTGCAGAAGTTCGAGGGCATCCAGACCGGCAGCGGCAAGGGCGTGTTCGTCGGCAGTGTCGACCTGACCACCACCCAGTCCGGTACGCAGTACCAGCTGAAGGACGACAGCCGCGGCGGCCAGTCCGCCACCGACATGGCCAACGGCACCTCCGGCAACGGCACGCCGTTCGCGAACTCCACCGACAAGTGGGGCGACGGGACGGCCGGCAACCGCGAATCCGCAGCCGTGGACGCCTACTTCGGCGCCGCCAAGACCTGGGACTTCTACAAGAACACGTTCAAGCGCAACGGCATCCGCAACGACGGCGCCGGCGCGCTCACCCGGGTGCACTACGACAAGGGCTACGTCAACGCGTTCTGGGACGACGCCTGCTTCTGCATGACCTACGGCGACGGCCAGAGGGACAGCGCCCCGCTCACCGAGATCGACGTCGCGGGCCACGAGATGACGCACGGTGTCACCTCGGCCACCGCGAACCTCAACTACTCGGGGGAGTCCGGCGGTCTGAACGAGGCGACCTCCGACATCCTGGGCACGATGGTCGAGTGGTACGCCAACCTGCCCGCCAACCCCCCGAACTACTGGATCGGCGAACTGATCAACCTCAGCGGAGACCACAAGCCGCTGCGGTACATGGACCAGCCGTCCAAGGACGGCAACTCCGCCGACTCCTGGTCCGACGGCGTGGGCAACCTCGACGTCCACTACTCCTCGGGCGTGGCCAACCACTTCTTCTACCTGCTGTCCGAGGGCAGCGGCAGCAAGAGCATCAACGGCTTCGACTACAACAGCCCGACGGCGAACGGCATCTCGGTCACGGGCATCGGTCGGGACAAGGCCGCCCAGGTCTGGTACCGGGCGCTCACCACCTACTTCACCTCCACCACCGACTACAAGGGCGCCCGCGACGCGACGGTCAAGGCCGCCGGCGACCTGTACGGCGCGGGATCCACCGAGGCCAAGCAGGTCGCCACCGCCTGGGCCGCGGTCAACGTCGGCTCGCTGCCCAGCTGA
- the galE gene encoding UDP-glucose 4-epimerase GalE, translating into MGSTIASLLTDEGHQPVVLDNLVTGRREFTEGRPFYEGDIADGTLVDRIFAEHPDIEAVVDCAALIVVPDSVADPLGYHHANVAKGIEFLGHLARNGCVRVLFSSSASIYRTSEDFTVDEDSAIEPLSPYARTKAIFEDVLRDIAASGQLRVISLRYFNPIGADPELRTGLQIRKPTHALGKMIDTHHAGERFTITGTDYPTRDGSGIRDYVHVWDLAHAHLRALLRFDAVTADGGYQVINLGTGTGTTVRELVTAFENVIAGPLATIETDRRPGDSAGAYTRSTRALDLLGWKPERSIEDGIRDSLRWYAERDTVIGAPVSHPA; encoded by the coding sequence ATCGGCAGCACGATCGCCTCACTGCTCACCGACGAAGGCCACCAGCCGGTCGTCCTGGACAACCTGGTCACAGGCCGCCGCGAGTTCACCGAAGGCCGCCCGTTCTACGAGGGGGACATCGCCGACGGCACGCTGGTCGACCGGATATTCGCCGAGCACCCCGACATCGAGGCGGTGGTCGACTGCGCCGCGCTGATCGTCGTTCCCGACTCGGTCGCCGACCCGCTCGGGTACCACCACGCCAACGTCGCCAAGGGCATCGAGTTCCTCGGCCACCTGGCCCGCAACGGCTGCGTCCGGGTGCTGTTCTCCTCCTCCGCGTCGATCTACCGCACCAGCGAGGACTTCACCGTCGACGAGGACTCGGCGATCGAGCCGCTCAGCCCGTACGCCCGCACCAAGGCCATCTTCGAGGACGTCCTGCGCGACATCGCCGCCTCCGGGCAGCTGCGCGTGATCTCACTGCGCTACTTCAACCCGATCGGCGCGGACCCCGAGCTGCGGACCGGCCTGCAGATCCGCAAGCCCACCCACGCCCTCGGCAAGATGATCGACACCCACCACGCCGGCGAGCGGTTCACCATCACCGGCACCGACTACCCCACCCGCGACGGCTCCGGCATCCGCGACTACGTCCACGTCTGGGACCTCGCGCACGCCCACCTACGGGCGCTGCTGCGCTTCGACGCAGTCACCGCGGACGGCGGCTACCAGGTCATCAACCTCGGTACCGGTACCGGCACCACCGTGCGCGAGCTGGTCACCGCCTTCGAGAACGTCATCGCAGGCCCCCTGGCCACCATCGAGACCGACCGCCGCCCCGGCGACTCCGCCGGCGCCTACACCCGCAGCACCCGTGCCCTCGACCTCCTCGGCTGGAAGCCCGAGCGCTCGATCGAGGACGGCATCCGCGACTCGCTTCGCTGGTACGCGGAGCGCGACACCGTCATCGGCGCGCCTGTGTCACACCCTGCGTGA
- a CDS encoding luciferase family protein encodes MTFPALPERAGDRPGTGPEVPHLQLTQPSPPQIKEALRRWMATALPGTVSGRSEISVPSTWAVFLSDAAPAGGARLFLPRGNAEFVHLHADGSLHLALDPADHAAFLASGWGEKHPLYDRGVNVVMFYAPRDEAELEVAKKVIAAAYRYATGHAPSAGPAAA; translated from the coding sequence ATGACGTTCCCCGCGCTGCCCGAGCGTGCGGGTGACCGGCCCGGGACAGGGCCCGAGGTTCCGCACCTGCAGCTCACCCAGCCCAGCCCGCCGCAGATCAAGGAGGCGCTGCGGCGGTGGATGGCCACCGCGCTCCCCGGCACCGTCTCGGGCCGCAGTGAGATCTCCGTCCCCAGCACCTGGGCGGTGTTCCTCAGCGATGCCGCCCCCGCAGGCGGTGCCAGGCTGTTCCTGCCGCGCGGGAACGCGGAGTTCGTGCACCTGCACGCCGACGGCAGCCTGCACCTAGCCCTGGACCCGGCCGACCACGCCGCGTTCCTGGCCTCCGGATGGGGCGAGAAGCACCCGCTGTACGACCGTGGCGTCAACGTCGTCATGTTCTACGCCCCGCGCGACGAGGCCGAACTGGAGGTGGCTAAGAAGGTCATCGCCGCTGCCTACCGGTACGCCACCGGTCACGCACCGAGCGCCGGGCCGGCCGCGGCCTGA
- a CDS encoding winged helix-turn-helix transcriptional regulator, with protein sequence MTDPVEQVCPINPVVELVFSRWTTPILWALEHHGRSRFNELQRLLPAITPKVLTQRLRQLERDGLITRTYHAEIPPRVEYAISELGRTLVPVFDAIAGWSDAHLPQVTVARRAYDTARAEEEAWAEG encoded by the coding sequence GTGACCGATCCGGTGGAGCAGGTGTGCCCGATCAACCCGGTGGTGGAGCTGGTGTTCAGCCGCTGGACCACCCCGATCCTGTGGGCCCTCGAACACCACGGACGCTCGCGCTTCAACGAACTGCAGCGGCTCCTGCCGGCGATCACACCGAAGGTGCTCACCCAGCGCCTGCGCCAGCTGGAGCGCGACGGCCTGATCACCCGCACCTACCACGCCGAGATCCCGCCGAGGGTCGAGTACGCCATCAGCGAGCTGGGCCGCACCCTCGTACCCGTCTTCGACGCCATCGCCGGCTGGTCCGACGCCCATCTGCCCCAGGTCACCGTCGCCCGCCGGGCCTACGACACGGCACGAGCGGAAGAAGAAGCCTGGGCGGAGGGCTGA